A DNA window from Zingiber officinale cultivar Zhangliang chromosome 3A, Zo_v1.1, whole genome shotgun sequence contains the following coding sequences:
- the LOC122050381 gene encoding pectinesterase inhibitor-like, whose protein sequence is MRPNQLLPLIILLASSAAAAALRAHIGVIALCALTDYPVVCLDAAKSFGSSYPPSPDAGDLLSMHLDMAAKHTRAAKAEVEEQLKWTENAREQGALKVCASQFGDALDDMGKARNAILVKDAGTANSMLSAVITYYSTCDDAFTEIKRANPVAKQDDALSKIISNALALGQLALAGNK, encoded by the coding sequence ATGAGGCCCAACCAACTCCTTCCCCTCATCATCCTCCTCGCGTCctctgccgccgccgccgccctgCGTGCCCACATCGGCGTGATCGCACTCTGCGCCCTCACCGACTACCCGGTCGTCTGCCTGGACGCCGCAAAGTCGTTCGGGAGCTCCTACCCGCCGTCGCCCGATGCGGGGGATCTGCTGTCCATGCACCTCGACATGGCGGCGAAGCACACGCGGGCTGCGAAGGCGGAGGTGGAGGAGCAGCTGAAGTGGACGGAAAACGCGCGCGAGCAGGGGGCGCTCAAGGTGTGCGCGTCGCAGTTCGGGGACGCGCTGGACGACATGGGCAAGGCGCGGAACGCCATCCTGGTGAAGGACGCCGGCACCGCCAACAGCATGCTCAGCGCCGTCATCACGTACTACAGCACCTGCGACGACGCCTTCACCGAGATAAAGAGGGCGAACCCGGTGGCGAAGCAGGACGACGCGCTCTCCAAGATTATCAGCAACGCCCTCGCCCTCGGCCAGCTGGCGCTCGCCGGAAATAAGTAG